DNA from Homo sapiens chromosome 1, GRCh38.p14 Primary Assembly:
TTCtataagggaaaaagaaaagtccaaATTTTCACTGGAGAAACATTAAACACCAACTATCGTAACTAATTTATGCCTGGCTTTCTCCCCAAATGCTTGTTGtcagaaaccaaaaagaaaacttctcaaATTGCTGTGATAAAATGGGCGGGCATGCAGGAAGCCCCTCAACAACAGAATAGGAGAATCTCAGCTTTAGttcttaagtttaaaaaaaaggtttattctTAAAAAGGGCAGAGGTTAGCTAGCATCTACAGTACTTTCAGTATGAACCATGATGGAAAGCCAGAAATGCTTAAACAAAACCACCATTCCAATGACgtcttttgctttcttcttgatGGACATCCAACTGTTTAAGCCTGAAACACAAACGTCACCCTTGATGCTTGCTCTCCCTTATCCCCTACAGTAATTGAATAACCGAGCTCTTCTCTAGTCCATCCATGTCTCCTTTGCCACTGCCACTACCCTAGTTTGGCCGCCATAATTGCTCATATAAGACAGTGTCACTACATCACTTCCTGTCTTGGCCCCTCTCCTAACTCCAGCCatacttaatttctttcagttcctGGAATTCCGCATGCGGTTCCTCACTTCTGAGTCTTCAGATACACTTCTGATACCCGGAAATAAACATAGGACAAGCCACAGAGCTAGTTACCAGTAGTGGCCAGagtcttaaaatgttttattttggtcTACTGTTATCAGATGTCATAATGCTATCttctttaatattaatttttaatgcacAGAATAATCTCCAAACTCTGTATCATCAAAGCTAATAAGgtcagtgtaatttttttttgtatttacagaAAATCGAAAGCAAATGCAGGCAGTATTCCTCAGTTTTATCAGAAGAACTCCCAAAAAGGGAACTGTCTCCAAGGAAAAGAGATGTTTGAAAATTCAaatacaaatgtaataaaaaatattttggagagtactataaaattctagaaattaaAGCTTCTACATGGGAATCTAGACTCTTCACTCATCACAAGGAAATCCTTCAATTATACTGTCTCGGTTGCAAGAATCAAAAATTCAAAGGCCATCCTAACTGGAAGTGGACTCAGAAAACAGGAACAGGAAAACAATGGTTTAATTTAGGGCACCCAATATTCTTGACATCCTTATCATTAACTGTAATTTAATTAGAGTGATTTTTTTGCTCCTTAATTATTCAACATTGTGTAAAGAATTTTCCATCCAAAGTAATGTGAGGCAGAGCTACCTGAATTTCAGTGGTGATAAGACAAAAATACTTTGGCCCACAGCTTTTTCAGGACCACTCTAAAGAAAAGTTAATGCTGTGAAGTTTAATTTCTATCTTCCTTGGCCCACATTTTTTCTAAGGTAGTGATTTTTGGTGACCTGAAACCCAAGCTGCGCCTGCCCTTTTCAATGACTGTCCTAAACGGTTACAAGCCAAACAAGATTGAACACTGACTGACGGGGGGAGGGGAGCTGGCAACTCTACTTCCTGTGTTACTTCTCCAAGTGGGGTCTGGGAACACCCCGGGGTACATGGAGCCACAGGATATGCACTGGCCTCAGAAAGCCAATACCATCCATCCAGTGTGGTGAGGGTGCAGGGATGCCAGTATTCTTACTACTGTTGCTGAGACTGTGAAATGGCACAACCTTCTGTGgggaaaataatattcattacAGTTGACAATGGAGGCCCTTCGACTCAGTTATCCTACTACCGATTATTTGTACCTGAgcaaatgtgcacacacataagTGTATATTTACTGCAAATCTCAGCTAAAGTCAATATTAGCTAAAGGTCTTTCATTAGGCTTAGTGTTGCTATCCACATTTCACATAGTATAAATACTGACCATTCATTAATAAGAAGTTAATGCTgctaaaaattgtttttgcatCTTAGGTTAGGCATGTGCAGGAATTCAATGGCTACAGGTAACATGTCATTAGTCTGGCTTTAGCTATATGATGAGGGAAACTAGGAAGTCCATTCTAAGATATGTCGTGTTTGGTAAGGACATTCTAAGGAAATTAGGAAGGCGGgtgcagggaagaaaaaaatggtattcaTACCTCCTCCTCCAGAATATCACAAGCCAAATGGATGCGGGACACGTCTACTTGGTGGGGCTCTGATTTTAACTTCTTGGATCGTAAACTCCAAAGTTTTATACAGGAGTTGTCAAACCCAGCAGCAAGCAGCTTGCTATCGGGGGAGATTTCTGCAGTGTTCAACAGCTGCTCTGTGTTATAGAAGGCATAGAAGCAGATGGTAGTGAGGGAGGGAGGCCCATCCTTGACTCGCTTAATGCTCTCCTGTAAGACCTCTAGGGCAGCCTCGTTCTGCAGAATAGGGCTGGGCATGTCGGGGGGCTCCAAACCGTTGTTCTCACTGCGGGAGGAGCTGCCACTGGCATACAGCTGATAGTCTGTTCTCTTGGCAGGCTGCACGTCAAGATGAATATGTAAGGTGAGGACTTTGCACAGGGCAGTATTGTTGTCACTTTGGAGGTAGCGGATAAGGTAGTTGTAGCTGTCTTCTTGGAGACGGACCACGTACTTGTTATCTAGGAATGCTCGAAGCTTGAAGTTAGATAGGATGTCCTGGATGGTTTGAGTGGTCTGTAGCTGCTCAATGACATCCTTCTGGCTAGCATTCTGCAGAAACATTCCATGGAAGCGGCTGTAAAAACTTTCCACTGTGCTCTTCGGACTGTTTTGGACCAGGTTGAGATGGAGGTAGACAAAGAGAGGATAGAGGAGAGGCATCACTTCGTGGCTATGCTGGGAATCAGAAtctataatgaaagaaaaagaaggctttATAATCAGCATAATCTTACAGAATAACGTGATCCCTCCTGGGGATCACCACCATCATATAATGCTTTCTTGCCAGGACCCCATTTTTTAAGAGTACTGATTGAACTATAAGCCCAACACAGGATTCTGGAATTTCAAAGGCCTTTTGATTGAAGAAAGAGCATGAACTCTGAAGTCCAGCAAATCAGGGCCTGAAGTTGGGCACAACGCAGGAACTTAATGCCCAgagtggttaagtgacttgccagaGTTCACAACAATACAGTGGCTTGTACCCAGGTCTTCAAGATTTAGTATTTTTTCCCAATATGTTAGTGTTTCTTCAAATTGGGGACCTCAGATATCTGAGGGTACTTAGACATATTCTTGGAAGATTGAGTTCTTCACAATTTTTTAATGTGatgataatataaaaaataatcaacacACAGTATATTCAGAATTATCTGGATGTCCGCTTAACAAGTAAGTACTGACAAGTGATTTTAGTGCTCTAGTTTGTGTTTTGTGATTACTTTTGGCATCCATTGTCTCAAGTAAAATCAAAGCACTTATTTTAGTGGGCTCATTAACATGTCTGGTTATACAGGCTGGCGTGTCCTGTGTTAACATGACAGCCTTCATTAACAATTGTCTCATCAGCATATTCATTCTGATTTTGTTGGTTAACAAGTTAAATTCTCTTTTGCAGTGATAATTTACAAATAAGACCATTTTACGTCATTAAGACTCAACTACTTACTAACTTGGGAGTTTAGCGCCATGAAACTGTAAGACAGAGAATGTTATTTAAAAGGTGTACAGCTTGAATTCATGGGTGAATGAGAAAAGAACAGAGGTATAATTGACACCTAAATAAGTGCTTAAGGCATGCTGTGAGGGAGCAAAGGTTTCGATGTGATTCATACACAGTGGGGAGACAGCAGGGCCACTGCAGGGCAGAAGCCCCCCAAGGAGCTGAGACCAGCCCGTGTCACAGTCACCAGTGCTGTCCAGATGCCTGCTTGCAGTAGCAAGGTAGTTCTGGCAAAATCCATCCGTTACATTCACTCAGTGTTATTTTCAACTTGACTGCCTTTGGGGTTTTGCTTGTCCCTTATCTGTAATGAGTCTGGGTTtcataaagaaatataataagcATAAAGGTTTTAGATCTAGTGTAatgtttgtacatatttaaataaattaaaataaaaatgttttaagtcagCACTTATGTTctggtagcattttttttttttttcatgaaaaggCATCAATACAGGGTTTAAGACTGAGGAATACTGCATCAGAGAATCTTGCTCCCTAATTTGATGATAAAAGATATCTGCATGTTATTTCTGCTTAACACCCTATTTCACTTTATCACAAGGTGAATGAATCTGCTGCATAAtattcataatatgcattttagaataaatgtatcCCTACTCATTATTTAGAGGATGAAAAATTACAATCATTCCActgaactggaagttaagacaGCCACCCagccactttgggctcctcaCACCTCTGAATCAATAGGCAaggaagggagttacagtgttggctggggtaaTTGATCCTGCCCAAGAGGAACTGGAACTGCtacacaatggaggtaaggaggAGTATGTCTGGCTTAAGGAGATCCCTTAGGACATCTCTGTACCCTGCCCTGTGATTACAGTCGATAAAAATGACAACAATCCATACAGGACTATGAATGGCCCACACCCCTGaagaatgaaggtttgggtcaccccACCAGGTAAACCACGATCAGCTTGCGAGATGAgtgcaaagggaatacagaatgggtagtggAAAGAGGCAACCATGAATACCAGCAACCACCATGTGACCAGCTACAGAAACGAGGACTGTAATTGttgtatttcttgttttgttaCGAATGTTTTGGTGtgaatatctatatatagatatataaaaagaaaatatcttcgcaTTCTTTCCTTTCTCGTTCCCTTATCATGGAACATCGGAttactgactttatttttttgagatggagtctcgctccgtcacccaggctggagtacagtggcgcgatctcggctcattgcatcctctgcctcctgggttcaagtgattgtcctgcctcagcctattgAGTAgctacaggcgtgtgacaccacgctcagctaatttttgtatgtatatatatatatatatgtattttttttttagtagagatgaggtttcatcatggtggccaggttggtcttgagctcctgactttaagtgatatacccatctcagccttctgaagtgctgggattaagggtgtgagc
Protein-coding regions in this window:
- the TAF5L gene encoding TAF5-like RNA polymerase II p300/CBP-associated factor-associated factor 65 kDa subunit 5L isoform b (isoform b is encoded by transcript variant 2); its protein translation is MKRVRTEQIQMAVSCYLKRRQYVDSDGPLKQGLRLSQTAEEMAANLTVQSESGCANIVSAAPCQAEPQQYEVQFGRLRNFLTDSDSQHSHEVMPLLYPLFVYLHLNLVQNSPKSTVESFYSRFHGMFLQNASQKDVIEQLQTTQTIQDILSNFKLRAFLDNKYVVRLQEDSYNYLIRYLQSDNNTALCKVLTLHIHLDVQPAKRTDYQLYASGSSSRSENNGLEPPDMPSPILQNEAALEVLQESIKRVKDGPPSLTTICFYAFYNTEQLLNTAEISPDSKLLAAGFDNSCIKLWSLRSKKLKSEPHQVDVSRIHLACDILEEEV